From Toxorhynchites rutilus septentrionalis strain SRP chromosome 2, ASM2978413v1, whole genome shotgun sequence, a single genomic window includes:
- the LOC129771510 gene encoding nitric oxide synthase-interacting protein homolog → MTRHARNCTAGAVYTYHEKKKDAASSGFGTSSRRLGKDSVKSFDCCSLTLQPCRNPVITKDGYLFDKEAILTYIITKKNEYTRKMKEYEKQVKQDEEEQLEKSNAETKKQLDKFVSIEKNIVSTKVVAEEVPSTSGALSNISLGKRTLLPSFWVPSQTPAAKITKLEKPDSKVYCPVSGKPLKAKDLIEVKFTLVKDPADKKSLIAKENRYMCAVTHDILNNSVPCAVLKTTGDIVTMECVEKLIKKDMIHPLTNAKLTDSDIIPLQRGGTGFSTTNDNLQAKEARPALQC, encoded by the exons atgacgagACATGCGAGAAATTGTACTGCCGGAGCGGTCTATACATACCACGAAAAGAAAAAGGATGCTGCTTCCTCCGGATTTGGAACATCTTCACGTCGTCTCGGGAAGGATTCCGTTAAAAGTTTTGATTGCTGTTCGTTGACGCTACAGCCCTGCAGGAATCCGGTTATCAC GAAAGATGGATATTTGTTTGACAAGGAAGCTATTCTCACCTACATCATCACGAAAAAGAATGAATACACCAGAAAGATGAAAGAATACGAGAAGCAAGTGAAGCAAGATGAGGAAGAACAACTCGAGAAATCCAATGCGGAGACCAAAAAGCAGTTGGATAAATTTGTAtccatcgaaaaaaatatcgtcaGCACGAAAGTCGTTGCCG AGGAGGTTCCCAGCACAAGTGGAGCTTTGTCCAATATTTCCCTCGGCAAGCGAACACTGTTACCAAGTTTCTGGGTTCCTTCCCAAACTCCGGCTGCGAAGATTACGAAATTAGAAAAGCCCGACAGTAAAGTTTATTGTCCGGTCTCTGGTAAACCACTGAAAGCCAAAGATCTGATTGAGGTAAAATTCACACTGGTAAAGGATCCTGCTGACAAGAAATCGCTGATTGCCAAGGAGAATCGCTATATGTGTGCTGTTACGCATGATATACTCAACAATTCCGTCCCATGCGCGGTTTTGAAAACAAC TGGTGACATTGTTACAATGGAATGCGTGGAGAAACTTATTAAAAAGGATATGATTCATCCTTTGACTAATGCGAAGTTGACGGATTCGGATATAATTCCGCTACAAAGG GGTGGTACTGGATTTTCCACAACTAATGACAATCTGCAAGCAAAAGAAGCCAGGCCAGCTCTCCAGTGTTAA